In a genomic window of Mycolicibacillus parakoreensis:
- a CDS encoding NAD-dependent succinate-semialdehyde dehydrogenase gives MTDSTLTAIDPSTGAVIREVPAASGAQIEQTLARAETAFDSWRRTDFAQRAALLNAVADELRRRREDFAMLMTEEMGKPIGEARGEVDKAAWAAEHYAEFGTAYLADDHIDSDATRSYVQYLPLGPVLGILPWNAPFWLAFRFCAPALMAGNTAVMKPDPHVPGCGAAIAEAFTAAGAPEGVFQTLLAATPAVEAVIRDRRIAAVSFTGSDRAGAAVAAIAASEIKPAVLELGGSDPAIVLADADLSAAADVIALSRTINAGQSCIAAKRLIVEHGVHDEFVALLRERLGALTVGDPRDEAVQVGPIARADLRDNLHRQVTETVAAGAQCVLGGTMPSGPGYFYPVTLLTEVSPGMTACAEETFGPVAAVLAVEDAEQALSIANDTPYGLAASIWSTPQRAEALARELVTGQVAINGIVKTDPRLPSGGVKRSGYGRELGRHGIHEFVNAQQVWIGPKRR, from the coding sequence GTGACCGACTCCACCCTGACCGCCATCGACCCTTCCACCGGGGCGGTGATCCGCGAGGTGCCGGCGGCATCCGGCGCGCAGATCGAACAGACCCTGGCACGCGCCGAGACGGCGTTCGACTCCTGGCGGCGCACCGACTTCGCCCAACGGGCCGCGCTGCTGAACGCGGTGGCCGACGAATTGCGGCGGCGGCGTGAGGATTTCGCGATGTTGATGACCGAGGAGATGGGCAAACCGATCGGGGAGGCGCGCGGCGAGGTGGACAAGGCCGCGTGGGCCGCGGAGCACTACGCCGAGTTCGGCACCGCCTACCTCGCCGACGATCACATCGACTCCGACGCCACCCGCAGCTACGTCCAGTACCTGCCGCTCGGGCCGGTACTGGGCATCCTGCCGTGGAACGCGCCGTTCTGGTTGGCGTTCCGGTTCTGCGCGCCCGCCCTGATGGCCGGCAACACCGCGGTGATGAAACCCGACCCCCACGTCCCGGGGTGCGGAGCGGCGATCGCCGAGGCGTTCACCGCCGCCGGCGCACCCGAGGGGGTGTTCCAGACACTGCTGGCGGCCACCCCCGCTGTGGAGGCGGTGATCCGGGATCGGCGGATCGCCGCGGTCTCGTTCACCGGCTCCGATCGGGCCGGCGCGGCCGTGGCCGCGATCGCCGCCAGTGAGATCAAACCGGCGGTGCTGGAGTTGGGCGGCTCGGACCCGGCGATCGTGCTCGCCGACGCCGACCTGTCCGCGGCCGCGGACGTGATCGCGCTGTCGCGGACCATCAACGCCGGCCAATCCTGCATCGCCGCCAAACGGCTCATCGTCGAGCACGGCGTGCACGACGAGTTCGTCGCGCTGCTGCGCGAGCGACTGGGCGCGCTCACCGTCGGCGACCCCCGCGACGAGGCGGTACAGGTCGGTCCGATCGCCCGCGCCGATCTCCGCGACAACCTGCACCGGCAGGTCACCGAGACCGTCGCCGCCGGGGCGCAGTGCGTGCTCGGCGGCACGATGCCGTCCGGACCGGGCTATTTCTACCCGGTGACCCTGCTGACCGAGGTGAGCCCGGGCATGACCGCCTGCGCCGAGGAGACGTTCGGCCCGGTCGCGGCGGTGCTCGCCGTCGAGGACGCCGAGCAGGCACTGTCGATCGCCAACGACACCCCCTACGGCTTGGCCGCCAGCATCTGGAGCACCCCGCAGCGCGCCGAGGCCCTGGCCCGCGAGCTGGTGACCGGGCAGGTCGCGATCAACGGCATCGTCAAGACCGATCCGCGGCTGCCCAGCGGCGGGGTGAAACGCTCCGGGTACGGACGCGAGCTGGGCCGTCACGGCATCCACGAGTTCGTCAACGCCCAGCAGGTGTGGATCGGCCCCAAACGCCGGTAG
- the doeA gene encoding ectoine hydrolase, with translation MKIRDDMTFEPAEYQRRLTELRERMERRNLDAVVITDPENLMYLTDYQTTGYSFFQALVVPLDDEPVMITREMEESNVLARTWVERTRPYPDTGDAIQELVLTLKQIGLGTKRVGYERNSYFFPAYQQDRVHTSFQQGVLMDCFGIVEAGRARKSDAEIAVMRLAARAAEAGMAAGLEAALPGNTENDVAAAISSAMFRAGGEFPAVMPYVTSGPRTMIGHATWEGRTIEPGEHVFLEVGGCYRRYHTALMRTVVNGELSPSLFQAQERMKLALAELRSLMGPGMTVSDADSVVRRVISDNTVDGRLITRSGYSIGIAFPPSWDEGYILSLNPGDFTALEPGMTFHIIPWMWGVDGDKTVGISDTLRITDHGCESFFTIGEDFTVHEHGIGPETTGGPTVLSAVSDTETAENPAP, from the coding sequence ATGAAGATCCGCGACGACATGACCTTCGAGCCGGCCGAATATCAGCGCCGGCTCACCGAACTGCGCGAACGCATGGAACGGCGCAACCTCGACGCGGTGGTGATCACCGACCCGGAGAACCTGATGTATCTCACCGATTATCAGACCACCGGGTACTCGTTCTTCCAGGCGCTGGTCGTCCCGCTCGACGACGAGCCGGTGATGATCACCCGCGAGATGGAGGAGTCCAACGTGCTCGCCCGGACCTGGGTGGAGCGCACCCGGCCCTACCCCGACACCGGGGACGCGATCCAGGAGTTGGTGCTCACCCTCAAACAGATCGGGTTGGGCACCAAGCGGGTCGGCTACGAACGCAACAGCTATTTCTTCCCCGCCTACCAGCAGGACCGGGTGCACACCTCGTTTCAGCAGGGTGTGCTGATGGACTGCTTCGGCATCGTCGAGGCCGGCCGGGCGCGCAAATCCGACGCCGAGATCGCGGTGATGCGTCTGGCCGCCCGGGCCGCCGAGGCCGGGATGGCCGCCGGGCTGGAGGCCGCGTTGCCCGGCAACACCGAGAACGACGTGGCCGCGGCGATCAGTTCGGCCATGTTCCGCGCCGGCGGGGAGTTTCCCGCCGTCATGCCGTATGTCACCTCGGGGCCGCGCACGATGATCGGGCACGCCACCTGGGAGGGCCGCACGATCGAACCCGGCGAGCATGTCTTCCTCGAGGTCGGTGGATGCTATCGCCGCTACCACACCGCCCTGATGCGCACCGTGGTCAACGGCGAGCTGAGCCCGTCGCTGTTTCAGGCCCAGGAACGGATGAAGCTGGCGCTCGCCGAGCTGCGGTCGCTGATGGGCCCGGGCATGACCGTCTCCGACGCCGACTCGGTGGTGCGCCGCGTCATCTCCGACAACACCGTCGACGGGCGGCTGATCACCCGGTCCGGGTATTCGATCGGGATCGCGTTCCCGCCGTCGTGGGACGAGGGCTACATCTTGAGTCTGAACCCGGGTGATTTCACCGCGCTGGAACCCGGCATGACGTTTCACATCATCCCGTGGATGTGGGGAGTCGACGGCGACAAAACCGTCGGGATCTCCGACACCCTGCGCATCACCGACCACGGCTGCGAATCGTTTTTCACCATCGGTGAGGACTTCACCGTCCACGAACACGGCATCGGTCCGGAGACCACCGGCGGGCCGACGGTGCTCAGCGCCGTCTCCGATACCGAAACGGCCGAAAACCCCGCGCCCTGA
- a CDS encoding alpha/beta fold hydrolase has product MDLSTLEGHRRDATTASGAVSYLDVGRARPAVFIHGLLTNSLLWRHVLDRVAGDRRRCIAIDLPGHGQTPAAPGDADVSLTGLARRVIELCDYLSLDRFDLVANDTGGAVAQIVAAHLGGRLSTLTLTNCDTEGNTPPFLFKPVAFAARLRLLTRLGPRIAANRWLRLSGLAAGYPHPGQLPAEVVEAYYRPVFGTPDTSRAFARLAAAISSADLTAIRTRLAELTVPTLIAWGTGDVFFPLKWGQRLADLIPGTTRLVTFDGARMHFPDYRAAEFVPPLLTHWAQHPG; this is encoded by the coding sequence ATGGACCTCTCAACGCTTGAAGGTCACCGGCGCGACGCCACGACCGCATCCGGCGCCGTCAGCTATCTTGATGTCGGACGAGCCCGACCAGCGGTGTTCATTCACGGCCTCCTCACCAACAGTCTGCTTTGGCGGCATGTCCTCGACCGGGTCGCCGGCGATCGACGTCGGTGCATCGCTATCGACCTGCCCGGTCATGGACAGACTCCTGCGGCCCCCGGCGACGCCGATGTGTCGCTGACAGGTCTGGCACGTCGCGTGATCGAACTCTGCGATTATCTGAGCTTGGATCGATTCGACCTAGTCGCCAACGACACCGGTGGTGCAGTCGCGCAAATCGTCGCCGCACACCTCGGTGGGCGACTGTCCACACTGACGTTGACAAACTGCGATACGGAGGGCAACACCCCGCCGTTCCTGTTCAAACCGGTCGCCTTCGCGGCACGTCTCAGGCTCCTGACAAGACTCGGTCCGCGTATCGCCGCGAACCGTTGGTTGAGGCTGAGCGGGTTGGCTGCCGGCTATCCGCACCCCGGACAGCTTCCGGCCGAGGTGGTTGAGGCCTACTACCGCCCAGTCTTTGGAACACCTGACACATCACGCGCTTTCGCTCGCCTGGCTGCCGCCATCTCATCAGCCGACCTGACTGCGATCCGAACCCGACTTGCCGAGCTCACGGTACCCACCCTCATCGCGTGGGGAACTGGCGACGTTTTCTTTCCTCTCAAGTGGGGACAGCGCCTTGCCGACCTGATCCCTGGAACCACCCGGCTTGTGACCTTCGATGGTGCGCGGATGCACTTCCCGGACTACCGTGCTGCCGAATTCGTTCCGCCGCTGCTTACCCATTGGGCACAACATCCCGGCTGA
- a CDS encoding methylated-DNA--[protein]-cysteine S-methyltransferase: MTCYRTLQSPIGVLTLAGTDGAVQHLRMVEQTYEPDRRDWHRDDTAFAAAVEQLHAYFAGELTVFDLDLDLVGTEFQRRVWSALQTIGYGQTASYGQIAEQIGAPGAARAVGLANGHNPVSIIVPCHRVVGANGALTGYGGGVDRKRFLLDLEKRHSHALLFD, translated from the coding sequence ATGACCTGCTACCGCACCCTGCAGAGCCCGATCGGCGTGTTGACGCTGGCCGGCACCGACGGTGCCGTGCAGCATCTGCGGATGGTCGAGCAGACCTACGAACCCGATCGCCGCGACTGGCACCGCGACGACACCGCCTTCGCCGCCGCCGTCGAACAGTTGCACGCCTACTTCGCCGGTGAGCTCACCGTGTTCGACCTGGACCTCGATCTCGTCGGCACGGAGTTTCAACGGCGGGTGTGGTCGGCGCTGCAGACCATCGGCTACGGCCAGACCGCCTCCTACGGCCAGATCGCCGAGCAGATCGGCGCCCCCGGGGCGGCGCGGGCGGTCGGGTTGGCCAACGGGCACAACCCGGTCTCGATCATCGTGCCGTGCCACCGGGTGGTCGGCGCCAACGGTGCCCTCACCGGCTACGGAGGCGGGGTCGACCGCAAACGGTTCCTGCTGGATCTGGAGAAACGGCACAGCCATGCGTTGCTGTTCGACTGA
- a CDS encoding TetR/AcrR family transcriptional regulator, translating to MGVVKGRRTENAEQTRVALLAAAARAFAERGFTSTSITQIAVAARVTKGAVYHHFSDKHSLFAAVMYQCNEAAQERVSAAIGRHPDDVWRAATAALDATLEVCADPVAGRLIYLEGPTGLGWRGWRESERQYTHRNVRQLLLAGIHAGIFPADIPTEAMTHLVAGMITHAGIALAEIPARSRPRIRRELRGAILRVLRGLGSDERTDTDDGSVALAD from the coding sequence GTGGGAGTTGTCAAGGGTCGGCGCACAGAGAATGCGGAGCAGACGCGCGTCGCGCTGCTTGCCGCGGCCGCACGAGCCTTCGCTGAGCGCGGGTTCACATCCACATCGATCACACAGATCGCCGTAGCTGCCCGTGTGACCAAAGGTGCCGTCTATCACCACTTCTCCGACAAACACAGCCTCTTCGCGGCAGTCATGTACCAGTGCAACGAGGCGGCCCAGGAACGAGTTTCTGCAGCAATCGGCCGACACCCCGACGACGTCTGGCGTGCAGCGACGGCTGCGCTGGACGCAACGCTGGAGGTGTGTGCCGATCCCGTCGCCGGACGATTGATTTACCTCGAAGGGCCTACCGGGCTGGGCTGGAGAGGCTGGCGCGAATCAGAACGCCAGTACACGCACCGGAATGTGCGCCAACTACTGCTGGCCGGCATTCACGCTGGTATCTTTCCAGCCGACATCCCGACCGAGGCGATGACACACCTCGTCGCCGGGATGATCACCCACGCCGGCATCGCACTTGCTGAGATTCCCGCCAGGTCACGTCCACGCATCCGCCGGGAACTCCGCGGCGCGATCCTGCGTGTGTTGCGTGGGCTCGGCAGTGACGAACGGACCGACACCGACGATGGGTCCGTCGCGTTAGCCGATTAG
- a CDS encoding AlkA N-terminal domain-containing protein, with translation MHEDFDRCYRAVQSKDVRFDGWFVTAVRTTGIYCRPSCPAPLPRARNVTFLPSAAAAQRAGYRPCKRCRPDAAPGSPQWSVRDDVVARAMRLIADGVIERDGVDGLAARLGYTARHVQRLLQTEVGAGPLSLARAQRTQTARVLIESTTLPLSEIAFAAGFSSIRQFNETLRDVCRASPGELRRRGIGRACGAPGGAGRLWLRLAVRPPFAYAGVFGHLGAGAVPGCEEVRDGAFRRTLRLPHGTGVVALTPAPDHVGCRLELEDFRDLGAAIARCRRLLDLDADPEAITAALREDPALAPLVAAAPGQRIPRTVDEAELAVRVVLGQQVSMKAARTHTARLVTGYGRPVTDPGGALTHAFPTVAELAGIADGDLALPRARRRTVRAVLAALASGTLVLDPGCDWDRARHRLRALPGVGPWSTEVIAMRALGDPDAFPVTDLGVRTAARGRGLPVDSAALSAHSRRWRPWRAYAAQQLWASLDHEVNTWPPTESAKESA, from the coding sequence GTGCACGAAGATTTCGACCGCTGCTATCGTGCCGTGCAATCCAAGGATGTGCGGTTCGACGGCTGGTTCGTCACCGCGGTGCGCACCACCGGCATCTACTGCCGTCCCAGTTGTCCTGCGCCGCTGCCCCGGGCCCGCAATGTGACGTTTCTGCCGAGCGCGGCGGCCGCCCAGCGGGCCGGATACCGGCCGTGCAAGCGCTGCCGGCCCGACGCCGCCCCGGGCTCCCCGCAGTGGAGTGTGCGCGACGATGTGGTGGCCCGCGCGATGCGACTGATCGCAGACGGCGTGATCGAACGCGACGGCGTCGACGGTCTCGCCGCCCGGCTGGGCTACACCGCGCGCCATGTGCAGCGACTGTTGCAGACCGAGGTCGGGGCCGGTCCGCTGAGCCTCGCGCGCGCCCAGCGCACCCAGACCGCACGCGTGCTCATTGAGAGCACGACCCTGCCGTTGAGCGAAATCGCTTTTGCGGCAGGTTTTTCCAGCATCCGTCAGTTCAACGAAACGCTACGCGACGTCTGCCGCGCCAGCCCCGGTGAGCTGCGTCGCCGCGGAATCGGGCGGGCGTGCGGGGCCCCGGGCGGGGCCGGGCGGCTGTGGCTGCGTCTGGCGGTGCGCCCCCCGTTCGCCTACGCCGGGGTCTTCGGTCATCTGGGCGCCGGAGCGGTGCCCGGCTGCGAGGAGGTCCGTGACGGGGCGTTTCGGCGCACCCTGCGTCTGCCGCACGGCACCGGTGTCGTGGCCCTCACACCGGCGCCCGATCACGTGGGCTGCCGGCTGGAGCTGGAGGATTTCCGGGATCTGGGCGCGGCGATCGCGCGGTGTCGGCGACTGCTGGACCTCGACGCCGACCCCGAGGCGATCACAGCCGCGCTGCGCGAGGACCCGGCGCTGGCGCCCCTGGTGGCCGCCGCCCCCGGCCAGCGCATCCCGCGCACCGTCGACGAGGCGGAACTGGCGGTGCGGGTGGTGCTGGGCCAGCAGGTGTCGATGAAGGCCGCCCGCACCCACACCGCGCGGCTGGTGACCGGCTACGGGCGCCCGGTAACCGATCCGGGCGGGGCGTTGACCCACGCGTTTCCGACGGTGGCCGAGCTCGCCGGGATCGCCGACGGAGATCTGGCCCTGCCGCGGGCGCGCCGGCGCACCGTGCGCGCGGTGCTCGCCGCGCTCGCCTCCGGCACGCTGGTGCTCGACCCCGGCTGCGACTGGGATCGGGCGCGTCACCGGCTGCGGGCGCTGCCGGGTGTCGGCCCGTGGAGCACCGAGGTGATCGCGATGCGCGCCCTCGGCGACCCGGACGCGTTCCCGGTCACCGATCTGGGGGTGCGCACCGCCGCCCGCGGCCGTGGCCTGCCGGTAGATTCGGCGGCGTTGAGCGCGCACAGCCGACGGTGGCGGCCCTGGCGGGCCTACGCCGCCCAGCAGCTGTGGGCCAGCCTGGACCACGAGGTCAACACCTGGCCCCCGACGGAGTCCGCAAAGGAGAGCGCATGA
- a CDS encoding SDR family NAD(P)-dependent oxidoreductase gives MRVLVTGGTGFVGGWTAKAIADAGHQVRFLVRTPAKLERTVGRLGVEVTDFAVADITDRDAVRAAMRGCDALVHSAALVATDPRETAHMLQTNMGGAQNVLGQAVELGLDPIVHVSSFTALFHPGLATLTADLPVVGGSDGYGQSKAQVEIYARGLQDAGAPLTITYPGMVLGPPAGDQFGEAGEGVRAALGMRVIPGRGGGWLIVDVRDLATLHAALLEPGRGPRRYMAGGHRVSVTELASLLGRAAGIRMLAAPVPDIVLRTAGALLDHAERWLPIDTPFTAAGMQYYTQMPASDDSPSEQELGVAYRDPAHTLADTVAAL, from the coding sequence ATGCGCGTTCTGGTCACCGGGGGAACCGGGTTCGTGGGTGGCTGGACGGCCAAGGCGATCGCCGACGCCGGCCACCAGGTCCGGTTTCTGGTGCGCACCCCGGCGAAGTTGGAGCGCACCGTGGGCCGCCTCGGTGTCGAGGTCACCGACTTCGCCGTCGCCGACATCACCGACCGCGACGCGGTGCGCGCGGCGATGCGCGGCTGCGACGCCCTGGTGCACAGCGCGGCGCTGGTCGCCACCGACCCGCGCGAGACCGCCCACATGCTGCAGACCAACATGGGCGGCGCCCAGAACGTGCTCGGCCAGGCCGTCGAACTCGGCCTGGACCCGATCGTGCACGTCTCCAGCTTCACCGCGCTGTTCCACCCCGGGCTGGCGACCCTCACCGCCGACCTGCCGGTGGTGGGCGGCTCCGACGGCTACGGCCAGTCCAAGGCTCAGGTCGAGATCTACGCCCGCGGCCTGCAGGACGCCGGCGCACCGCTCACCATCACCTATCCCGGCATGGTGCTCGGCCCGCCCGCCGGTGACCAGTTCGGCGAGGCCGGTGAAGGAGTCAGGGCCGCGTTGGGCATGCGGGTGATCCCCGGCCGCGGCGGCGGCTGGCTCATCGTCGACGTGCGCGATTTGGCGACACTGCACGCCGCGCTGCTGGAACCCGGACGCGGTCCGCGCCGCTACATGGCCGGGGGACACCGGGTCTCGGTGACCGAACTGGCGTCGCTGCTGGGACGCGCCGCCGGGATCCGGATGCTGGCCGCCCCGGTCCCCGACATCGTGCTGCGCACCGCCGGGGCACTGCTGGACCACGCCGAACGGTGGCTGCCGATCGACACGCCGTTCACCGCGGCGGGCATGCAGTACTACACCCAGATGCCGGCTTCCGACGATTCCCCCAGCGAGCAGGAGCTGGGTGTCGCCTACCGCGACCCGGCCCACACCCTCGCCGATACGGTGGCCGCACTGTAG
- the doeB2 gene encoding N(2)-acetyl-L-2,4-diaminobutanoate deacetylase DoeB2 gives MAAARRLRHDLHRRPETAWAERETAATVREILDTAQIDWRRCADTGTVATLAPQAGGRHVALRADLDALPIAEQTGLAHASQIEGTMHACGHDGHTATLIAVAHWLGAHRDALPGPVTLLFQPAEEGGHGAARMIEDGCLDAPAGSPHARAVDVIFGWHNWPALPQGLALCPDGPVMAANGTFRVELHGRGGHASQPEATRDPVLAAAAVTVALQQVVARRVAPQVPAVLAVTSLEAVSAATVTPEQAALAGSIRVPDLAVRDEVFAAIRQIATDTAAAHGVHAEVTTAARYAATVNHRGPAAELRAALSSVVGAGWADHAVGAPVMASEDFSYYLQQIPGAFALIGGGPEPPARAAALHSSRYDFNDALIDPAARVLIELTGAPPPPAPDIETG, from the coding sequence GTGGCCGCGGCGCGGCGACTCCGCCACGACCTGCACCGCCGTCCCGAAACCGCCTGGGCGGAGCGCGAGACGGCCGCCACGGTGCGCGAGATCCTCGACACCGCGCAGATCGACTGGCGGCGCTGCGCGGATACCGGCACGGTCGCCACGCTGGCACCGCAGGCGGGCGGACGGCATGTGGCGCTGCGCGCCGACCTCGATGCGTTGCCGATCGCCGAACAGACCGGACTGGCCCACGCCTCGCAGATCGAGGGCACCATGCACGCCTGCGGCCACGACGGGCACACCGCCACCCTCATCGCGGTCGCGCACTGGCTCGGCGCGCACCGCGACGCCCTGCCCGGGCCGGTGACGCTGCTGTTCCAACCGGCCGAGGAGGGCGGGCACGGCGCCGCCCGCATGATCGAGGACGGCTGTCTGGACGCACCCGCGGGCTCGCCGCACGCCCGCGCGGTGGACGTGATCTTCGGATGGCACAACTGGCCGGCGCTGCCGCAGGGCCTGGCCCTGTGCCCCGACGGCCCGGTGATGGCCGCCAACGGCACGTTCCGGGTGGAGCTGCACGGCCGGGGCGGGCACGCCTCCCAACCGGAGGCCACCCGCGACCCGGTGCTGGCCGCCGCCGCGGTCACCGTGGCGTTGCAGCAGGTGGTGGCGCGTCGGGTCGCCCCGCAGGTACCGGCGGTGCTCGCGGTGACGTCGCTGGAGGCGGTGTCGGCGGCCACCGTCACCCCCGAGCAGGCCGCGCTGGCCGGCAGTATCCGGGTCCCGGATCTCGCCGTGCGCGACGAGGTGTTCGCCGCGATCCGCCAGATCGCCACCGACACCGCCGCGGCCCACGGAGTGCACGCCGAGGTCACCACCGCCGCGCGCTACGCGGCGACGGTGAACCACCGCGGGCCGGCCGCCGAACTGCGGGCCGCGCTGAGCTCGGTGGTCGGCGCCGGGTGGGCCGACCACGCGGTGGGCGCCCCGGTGATGGCCTCGGAGGACTTCAGCTACTACCTGCAGCAGATACCGGGGGCGTTCGCCCTGATCGGCGGCGGCCCGGAGCCGCCGGCGCGGGCGGCGGCGCTGCACAGCTCCCGCTACGACTTCAACGACGCGCTGATCGACCCGGCCGCGCGGGTGTTGATCGAACTGACCGGGGCGCCCCCGCCGCCGGCGCCCGATATCGAGACCGGCTAA
- a CDS encoding aspartate aminotransferase family protein: protein MDISAFENYESEVRSYCRSFPTVFTSASNARLTDEDGRGYIDFFAGAGVLNFGHNDPRMKQALIDFLQADGIAHGLDLYTSTKREFLTRFHDVILAPRGLDYRMQFTGPTGTNAVEAALKLARLVTGRREVVAFSHGFHGMTLASLSATANDAFRRWAGVPLRDVVRLPFETAPGGKTALADYAAALADGSSGLSAPAAFLVEVVQAEGGVNVASGDWLHQIQDLAREVGALFVIDDIQAGVGRTGSYFSFDGMGLDPDIITLAKGLGGYGTPIAVTLNKPEHDAHWAPGAHTGTFRGQGLSMVAGTVALEYFTDDTLMTAVAAKGETMRDALTRITAAHPDRDWEVRGRGMLQGLDLGDGALAKAVQAHCFEHGLLVGPCGSGGRVLKLIPPLTIPDDDLTEGLQTLADGVAAAVSGAAGA from the coding sequence ATGGACATCAGCGCCTTCGAGAACTACGAGTCGGAGGTCCGCTCGTATTGCCGATCGTTTCCGACGGTGTTCACCTCGGCGTCGAACGCGCGGCTCACCGACGAGGACGGCCGTGGCTACATCGACTTCTTCGCCGGTGCCGGCGTGCTCAACTTCGGGCACAACGACCCGCGGATGAAACAGGCACTCATCGACTTCCTGCAGGCCGACGGCATCGCCCACGGGCTGGACTTGTACACCAGTACAAAACGGGAGTTCCTCACCCGGTTCCACGACGTGATCCTGGCGCCGCGCGGGCTGGACTACCGGATGCAGTTCACCGGTCCGACCGGCACCAACGCGGTGGAGGCCGCGCTCAAACTGGCCCGACTGGTCACCGGCCGCCGCGAGGTGGTGGCGTTCAGCCACGGCTTCCACGGCATGACGCTGGCGTCGCTGTCGGCGACCGCCAACGACGCGTTCCGCCGCTGGGCGGGGGTGCCGCTGCGCGACGTGGTCCGGCTGCCGTTCGAGACCGCCCCCGGCGGCAAGACCGCACTCGCCGACTACGCCGCGGCCCTGGCCGACGGATCCAGTGGACTGAGCGCCCCGGCGGCGTTCCTGGTGGAGGTGGTGCAGGCCGAGGGCGGGGTCAACGTCGCCAGCGGCGACTGGCTGCACCAGATCCAGGACCTGGCCCGCGAGGTCGGCGCGCTGTTCGTCATCGACGACATCCAGGCCGGGGTGGGCCGCACCGGAAGCTACTTCAGCTTCGATGGCATGGGCCTGGACCCCGACATCATCACCTTGGCCAAGGGCCTCGGCGGCTACGGCACCCCGATCGCGGTCACCCTCAACAAGCCCGAACACGACGCGCATTGGGCCCCCGGCGCGCACACCGGCACCTTCCGCGGCCAAGGCCTGTCGATGGTGGCCGGCACCGTCGCGCTGGAGTACTTCACCGACGACACCTTGATGACCGCGGTGGCCGCCAAGGGCGAGACGATGCGCGATGCGCTCACCCGGATCACCGCCGCCCACCCCGACCGGGACTGGGAGGTGCGCGGGCGCGGCATGCTGCAAGGGCTCGATCTCGGCGACGGCGCGCTGGCCAAAGCGGTGCAGGCACACTGCTTTGAGCACGGCCTGCTGGTGGGTCCGTGCGGCTCGGGCGGACGGGTGCTCAAACTGATTCCGCCGCTGACCATCCCCGACGATGATCTGACCGAGGGACTACAGACCCTCGCCGACGGGGTCGCCGCCGCGGTGTCGGGGGCCGCCGGCGCATGA